In Pongo pygmaeus isolate AG05252 chromosome 13, NHGRI_mPonPyg2-v2.0_pri, whole genome shotgun sequence, one genomic interval encodes:
- the CCL19 gene encoding C-C motif chemokine 19, translating into MALLLALSLLVLWTSPAPTLSGTNDAEDCCLSVTQKPIPGYIVRNFRYLLIKDGCRVPAVVFTTLRGRQLCAPPDQLWVERIIQRLQRTSAKMKRRSS; encoded by the exons ATGGCCCTGCTACTGGCCCTCAGCCTGCTGGTTCTCTGGACTTCCCCAG CCCCAACTCTGAGTGGCACCAATGATGCTGAAGACTGCTGCCTGTCTGTGACCCAGAAACCCATCCCGGGGTACATCGTGAGGAACTTCCGCTACCTTCTCATCAAGGATGGCTGCAGGGTGCCTGCTGTAGT GTTCACCACACTGAGGGGCCGCCAGCTCTGTGCACCCCCAGACCAGCTCTGGGTAGAACGCATCATCCAGAGACTGCAGAGGACCTCAGCCAAG ATGAAGCGCCGCAGCAGTTAA